Part of the Thermodesulfobacteriota bacterium genome, ACGTTGCCCGGCCAGTGGTAGCCGACCAGCATGTCGATGGCCGGGGTGGTGATGCGCCGGATGTCCTTGCCGTTTTCCCGGGCGTACCGCTCCAGGAAGTACTCCGCAAGGAGCAGGATGTCGGTCTTGCGCTCCCGCAGGGCCGGCATGTAGATGGGAAAGACGTTGAGCCGGTAGTAGAGGTCTTCCCGGAAGGTGCCCTCCTCCATGAGCTCCTCCAGGTTGCGGTGGGTGGCGGCGATGACCCGCACGTTGGCCTTCAGGGTCTCCCACCCCCCCACCCGCTCGAACTCCTTCTCTTGGAGCACCCGCAAGAGCTTCACCTGGGTGCTCCCGTTCACGTCGCCGATCTCGTCGAGGAAGATCGTGCCTCCCTCCGCCTGCTCGAACCGGCCGGGCTTGCGGGCGATGGCCCCGGTGAAGGCCCCCTTTTCGTGGCCGAAGAGCTCGCTCTCGATGAGGGTTTCCGGGATGGCCGAGCAGTTGACCTTCACGAAGGGCTTCTTCGCCCGGTGGCTTCCGTAGTGGATGGCGTGGGCCACGAGCTCCTTGCCCGTGCCGCTCTCTCCCCGGATGAGCACCGTGGCGGTGGACCTGGCCACCTGGGCGATCATCCCGAAGACCTCGTGCATGGCCTTGCTGTTCCCGATGATGTTGGTGATGTTGTACCGGCGCACGAGATCCGCCTGGAGCCGCGCCTTTTCCGCCAGGAGCTGCTCCCGCTCGTCCTCCACCAGGCGGTGGAGCTTCACGGCCTGGGCCACCATGGAGGCGATGATGGTGAGGAGCCGCACGTCCTCGTCCAGGCTGGTCTCGTCGCCGAAGAGCCGGTCCACGCTCAGGGCGCCGAGCACCTCGTCCCGGGTGCGGATGGGAACGCACAGGAAGGCCACGTCGGCCCGGGAGAGGTCGCGGCTCTGGGTGCGGTTGAGGAAGAGGGCGTCCTTGCCCGGCGTCACCACCAGGGGCTCGCCGGTGGCCACCACCCGCCCCGTGACCCCCTCCCCGAATCGGTAGCGGCCCTTGCGGCGCGCCTCCGGGTCCAGCCCGTAGGAGACCTCGATCTGCACCTCCTCGGCGTAGGGCGAGACCAGGGCCACCGTGCCCCGGGTCATGCCCAGGCGCTCGGCCAGGCACAGGAGCACCCGGTGGAGCCAGTCGTCCAGGTCGAGGCTCGAGGCCAGGGCCGACGCCACGTCGTACAGGGTTCCGAGCTCCTGCACCTTGCGTTCGAGGGCCTTGGTCGTGGTCACGGCAGTCCTCCGGAGAAAATTTGACAAAAGTGTAGGCCTCTTGGGGAACTGGAACAATCGTGAACTGCCTTCCCGTTCCTCGGTCCCACTCGAAATCGAAATCACAATCGACCCCGACCTGATACCGATTTCGATTTCGATTTCGAACGGGGGGGCGGCACGGTTCGGCCCTTTCCAGACCGCGCGGGGCTTGCTATCTTCGGCGCCGGTTCGCGCCGTTCGCCATCGCCGAGAGGAGAGACCATGACTCCCAGGGAAGTGCTGGAGTTCGCCAAGGAAAACGAGTGCCGGTTCGTCGACCTCAAGTTCCAGGACTTCCTGGGGCTGTGGATGCACTACTCCCGGCCCATCCAGGAGCTCGACGAGGCCACCTTCGAGGACGGCTACGGGTTCGACGGCTCCAGCATCCGGGGGTGGCAGCCCATCCACGCCTCCGACATGCTCGTGGTCCCCGACCCCGAAACCGCGCGCATCGACCCCTTTCCCCGGGAGCGGACGCTGCACCTCATCGGCAACATCTTCGACCCCATCACCCGGGAGCCCTACTCCCGGGACCCCCGCCACATCGCCCGCAAGGCCGAGAGCTACCTGATGGGCACAGGTGTGGGGGATACGGCCTACTTCGGGCCGGAAGCCGAGTTCTTCGTCTTCGACGACGTGCGCTTCGACCAGACCCGCAACAGCGCCTTCTACCTGGTGGACTCCGAAGAAGGGCGCTGGAACACGGGGCGCGACGAGCAGCCGAACCTCGCCTACAAGCCCCGGTACAAGGAGGGCTACTTCCCGGCACCCCCCACCGACAGCCTAAACGACCTGCGCAACGAGATGGTGCTGGAGCTCATGCGGGTGGGCATCCACGTGGAGCTCCAGCATCACGAGGTGGCCACCGCAGGCCAGGGCGAGATCGACATCCGCTACGCCCCCCTGGTGGAGCAGGGCGACAACCTCCAGTGGTTCAAGTACATCCTGAAGAACGTGGCCCGGCGCAACGGCAAGGCGCTCACCTTTATGCCCAAGCCCCTCTTCGAGGACAACGGCTCGGGCATGCACGTGCACCAGTCCATCTGGAAGAAGGGGGTCAACGTCTTCGCAGGGGAAAAGTACGGGGGCCTCTCCCAGGAGGCCCTGTGGTACGTGGGGGGCATTCTCCGGCACGCCCCGGCCCTGTGCGCCGTCTGCAACCCCTCCACCAACTCCTACAAGCGGCTGGTGCCGGGGTACGAGGCGCCGGTGAACCTGGCCTACTCCAGCCGCAATCGGTCGGCGGCGGTACGCATCCCCATGTACTCCACCAACCCCAAGGCCAAGCGCGTGGAGTTCCGCACCCCCGACCCGAGCTGCAACGGCTACCTGGCCTTTGCCGCCATGCTCATGGCCGGGCTCGACGGCATCGAGAACCGCATCGACCCGGGCGAGCCCCTGGACAAGGACATCTACGGCCTCTCCCCCGAGCAGCTCCGGGGGGTGCCCTCCACCCCCGCGAGCCTCGCCGACGCCCTCGACGCCCTGGAGGCGGACCACGAGTTCCTCCTGCGGGGCGACGTGTTCACCGAGGACGTGATCGAGACCTGGATCGGGTGGAAGCGCAAGCACGAGGTGGACGCCGTGAACATGCGCCCCGTGCCCTGGGAGTTCGCCCTGTACTTCGACTGCTAACGAGGCTGCGCCTCGGACCGTCGAGGCGGGGGCGCGCCGGAGGACA contains:
- a CDS encoding sigma 54-interacting transcriptional regulator gives rise to the protein MTTTKALERKVQELGTLYDVASALASSLDLDDWLHRVLLCLAERLGMTRGTVALVSPYAEEVQIEVSYGLDPEARRKGRYRFGEGVTGRVVATGEPLVVTPGKDALFLNRTQSRDLSRADVAFLCVPIRTRDEVLGALSVDRLFGDETSLDEDVRLLTIIASMVAQAVKLHRLVEDEREQLLAEKARLQADLVRRYNITNIIGNSKAMHEVFGMIAQVARSTATVLIRGESGTGKELVAHAIHYGSHRAKKPFVKVNCSAIPETLIESELFGHEKGAFTGAIARKPGRFEQAEGGTIFLDEIGDVNGSTQVKLLRVLQEKEFERVGGWETLKANVRVIAATHRNLEELMEEGTFREDLYYRLNVFPIYMPALRERKTDILLLAEYFLERYARENGKDIRRITTPAIDMLVGYHWPGNVRELENCIERAVLLCEEPAVHSYHLPPTLQTADASRSGVDLPLEEATRHFESDLIVDALKVTRGNLRKAAERLQTTARILGYKVRKYELDPRRYR
- the glnA gene encoding type I glutamate--ammonia ligase; protein product: MTPREVLEFAKENECRFVDLKFQDFLGLWMHYSRPIQELDEATFEDGYGFDGSSIRGWQPIHASDMLVVPDPETARIDPFPRERTLHLIGNIFDPITREPYSRDPRHIARKAESYLMGTGVGDTAYFGPEAEFFVFDDVRFDQTRNSAFYLVDSEEGRWNTGRDEQPNLAYKPRYKEGYFPAPPTDSLNDLRNEMVLELMRVGIHVELQHHEVATAGQGEIDIRYAPLVEQGDNLQWFKYILKNVARRNGKALTFMPKPLFEDNGSGMHVHQSIWKKGVNVFAGEKYGGLSQEALWYVGGILRHAPALCAVCNPSTNSYKRLVPGYEAPVNLAYSSRNRSAAVRIPMYSTNPKAKRVEFRTPDPSCNGYLAFAAMLMAGLDGIENRIDPGEPLDKDIYGLSPEQLRGVPSTPASLADALDALEADHEFLLRGDVFTEDVIETWIGWKRKHEVDAVNMRPVPWEFALYFDC